A window of Corallococcus macrosporus DSM 14697 contains these coding sequences:
- a CDS encoding glycoside hydrolase family 15 protein translates to MATGSGGPSVTGGSVAIEDHGVIGDLRTVALVGNEGTIDWFCFPHFDSPSVFAALLDRERGGHWAIAPEPDGVLKRQFYWPETNVLVTRFYTPDGVGELVDFMPMAGRKGMKEEREILRRVRVVRGEMTFRMECFPAFNYARDTHETKLIRSGATFCSQTLQLTLSASVPLRKAERGVTASFTLHENQSAVFSLHPGARTSCEAVVHNHESSEELFRQTVEYWRHWLSGCQYTGRWRETVQRSALALKLMTFAPTGAIVAAPTCSLPESPGGTRNWDYRFCWLRDAAFTVYAFLRIGFKQEAAAFMRWVEARCAEYDDGPLPLMFGIDGKRVPEEQELLHLSGYGGARPVRIGNAAADQLQLDIYGELMDSVYLSNKYAAPISYDFWRHLRRMVDWVCDNWELPDEGIWEVRGGRRQFVYSKLMCWVAVDRAIRLADKRSFPADRARWHKVRDTIFEDIMDKGWNPERGAFVQYYGGHALDAANLLMPLVFFLSPVDPRMLQTLDVMRKPPSQGGLASDGLVFRYDVEATLDGIAGSEGTFNLCSFWLVEAMTRASVARPDLLEEARLIFERMLGYANHVGLYAEQTGMSGEALGNFPQALTHLALISSAYNLDRTLGRRD, encoded by the coding sequence ATGGCAACGGGAAGCGGCGGCCCCTCCGTGACGGGAGGGTCGGTGGCCATCGAGGACCACGGCGTCATCGGCGATTTGCGCACGGTGGCGCTGGTGGGGAACGAGGGCACCATCGACTGGTTCTGTTTTCCGCACTTCGACAGTCCCAGTGTCTTCGCCGCGCTGTTGGACCGTGAGCGGGGTGGCCACTGGGCCATCGCCCCGGAGCCCGACGGGGTGTTGAAGCGGCAGTTCTACTGGCCGGAGACCAACGTCCTGGTGACGCGCTTCTACACGCCGGACGGCGTGGGCGAGCTGGTGGACTTCATGCCCATGGCGGGCAGGAAGGGCATGAAGGAGGAGCGGGAAATCCTCCGGCGCGTGCGCGTGGTGCGCGGGGAGATGACCTTCCGCATGGAGTGCTTCCCGGCCTTCAACTACGCGCGGGACACGCACGAGACGAAGCTCATCCGCAGCGGGGCCACCTTCTGCTCCCAGACGCTCCAGCTCACGCTGTCCGCGTCGGTGCCGCTGCGGAAGGCGGAGCGGGGCGTCACCGCGTCCTTCACCCTGCATGAGAACCAGTCCGCCGTCTTCTCCCTGCACCCGGGCGCGCGCACCTCCTGCGAGGCGGTGGTGCACAACCACGAGTCCTCCGAGGAGCTCTTCCGGCAGACGGTGGAGTACTGGCGCCACTGGCTGTCGGGCTGCCAGTACACCGGCCGGTGGCGGGAGACGGTGCAGCGCTCGGCGCTGGCGCTCAAGCTGATGACCTTCGCGCCCACGGGGGCCATCGTCGCGGCGCCTACGTGCAGCCTGCCGGAGTCACCCGGTGGCACGCGCAACTGGGACTACCGCTTCTGCTGGCTGCGTGACGCGGCCTTCACCGTGTATGCGTTCCTTCGCATCGGCTTCAAACAGGAGGCGGCGGCCTTCATGCGCTGGGTGGAGGCGCGCTGCGCGGAGTACGACGACGGGCCGCTGCCCTTGATGTTCGGCATCGACGGCAAGCGCGTGCCGGAGGAGCAGGAGCTGCTGCACCTGTCGGGCTACGGCGGCGCGCGCCCGGTGCGCATCGGCAACGCGGCGGCGGACCAGTTGCAGCTCGACATCTACGGCGAGCTGATGGACTCCGTGTACCTGTCCAACAAGTACGCGGCGCCCATCTCCTATGACTTCTGGCGGCACCTGCGGCGGATGGTGGACTGGGTGTGTGACAACTGGGAGCTGCCGGATGAAGGCATCTGGGAGGTGCGCGGCGGGCGGCGGCAGTTCGTGTACTCGAAGCTGATGTGCTGGGTGGCGGTGGACCGGGCCATCCGGCTGGCGGACAAGCGCAGCTTCCCGGCGGACCGGGCCCGCTGGCACAAGGTGCGCGACACCATCTTCGAGGACATCATGGACAAGGGCTGGAACCCGGAGCGCGGCGCCTTCGTGCAGTACTACGGCGGCCACGCGCTGGACGCGGCGAACCTCCTGATGCCGCTGGTGTTCTTCCTGTCCCCGGTGGACCCGCGCATGCTCCAGACGCTGGACGTCATGCGCAAGCCGCCGTCCCAGGGCGGCCTGGCGTCGGACGGGCTGGTGTTCCGCTACGACGTGGAGGCCACGTTGGATGGGATTGCCGGCAGCGAGGGCACCTTCAATCTCTGCAGCTTCTGGCTGGTGGAGGCCATGACGCGCGCCAGCGTGGCCCGGCCTGATTTGCTGGAGGAGGCGCGCCTCATCTTCGAGCGCATGCTGGGCTACGCCAACCACGTGGGCCTGTACGCCGAACAGACGGGCATGTCCGGCGAGGCCCTGGGCAACTTCCCGCAGGCGCTGACGCACCTGGCGCTCATCAGCTCCGCGTACAACCTGGACCGCACGCTGGGCCGGCGGGACTGA
- a CDS encoding MBL fold metallo-hydrolase — protein sequence MTSPASLESLTRLNREWLHVFVAGPGQGEGLAVALPERGWLLVDGCSTADGRFPLEEVLRRWRGPADDPLHAMVLTHPHEDHVEGFAELLEELNPENVAVAAAAAPGKTLLDVARELIRGVDEAAPERLLSRKVVAAMRAVDTWEDRNPGRLMGLSDGMSLPLKGRASVEARAPDAEGIKAFLDAKGLASRLRKQANHLSLLLEVRFGTLCLVLAGDLPFLNARGGTPVPTGWETASRRHSHLGSHHGLKVPHHGSTEAMHPGWMTPRGTDSRAWLVTPYNSSKLPRLTRLEGLPRLLEHEPEVLLTAIPASKRVQAEQQVHGRISIAQLVER from the coding sequence GTGACGTCACCCGCATCGCTGGAGTCCCTGACGCGGCTGAACCGCGAGTGGCTGCACGTCTTCGTTGCCGGTCCTGGGCAAGGCGAAGGGCTCGCCGTGGCGCTACCGGAGCGTGGGTGGCTCCTCGTGGACGGCTGCTCGACGGCGGATGGCCGGTTTCCACTCGAGGAGGTTCTGCGGCGCTGGCGCGGGCCAGCGGACGACCCATTGCATGCCATGGTCCTGACGCACCCGCATGAGGACCATGTGGAGGGGTTCGCGGAGCTGCTCGAGGAGCTGAACCCCGAAAACGTGGCTGTCGCCGCGGCAGCGGCCCCTGGCAAGACGTTGCTGGATGTGGCGCGAGAGCTGATTCGAGGCGTTGATGAAGCCGCCCCGGAGCGGCTCCTCTCACGGAAGGTCGTCGCCGCGATGCGAGCCGTCGATACGTGGGAGGACCGCAACCCTGGCAGGCTCATGGGACTGTCTGATGGAATGAGCTTGCCCTTGAAGGGCCGCGCATCCGTCGAAGCGCGTGCGCCCGATGCGGAGGGAATCAAGGCGTTCCTCGACGCGAAGGGACTGGCTTCACGCCTACGCAAGCAGGCGAATCATCTCAGTCTCTTGCTGGAAGTCCGCTTCGGAACGCTGTGTCTGGTGCTGGCCGGTGACCTCCCATTCCTGAACGCGCGGGGCGGAACGCCGGTGCCGACCGGATGGGAAACCGCTTCAAGACGGCATTCCCATCTCGGGAGCCACCATGGACTCAAGGTCCCCCACCATGGCTCCACGGAGGCCATGCACCCGGGGTGGATGACCCCCAGGGGTACGGATTCGCGAGCATGGCTCGTGACGCCCTACAACAGCTCCAAGCTGCCACGGCTCACGCGGTTGGAGGGACTGCCTCGCCTGCTTGAACACGAACCAGAAGTCCTGCTGACCGCCATTCCCGCGAGCAAGCGCGTGCAAGCGGAGCAGCAGGTGCATGGCCGAATCAGCATCGCCCAGTTGGTGGAGCGATAG
- a CDS encoding glucose 1-dehydrogenase yields the protein MKAVAVFPQQREVRVITDAPEPRIQSPTQVKVRTREVGVCGTDKEIIEFKHGAPPPGSDHLILGHECLGEVVEVGEAVKGLSRGDWVVPRVRRPCPHATCPPCRSGHPDFCITGDYTERGIKGAHGFAAESFVEDVAYLHRVPTELREVAVLTEPLTIAEKALRQLEHLQERLPWKIGPGRAVVLGAGPVGQLGAMALVRRGYATTMYSRSPKPNVKAEASEALGVPYVSSKEVRPEELVRRVGAADVIYEAAGVAKAALETLKALGPNGVCILTGVPSQEEPFDVAPVLKGVVLGNQVLLGTVNAADVDFDMALEDLRHFQARWPGQLERFICSKHTPEDFCDVVTGKKSGGIKDVIRFI from the coding sequence ATGAAGGCCGTGGCCGTCTTCCCCCAGCAGCGCGAGGTGCGCGTCATCACCGACGCCCCCGAGCCCCGCATCCAGTCCCCCACGCAGGTGAAGGTGCGGACGCGGGAAGTCGGGGTGTGTGGCACGGACAAGGAAATCATCGAGTTCAAGCATGGCGCCCCGCCGCCGGGCTCGGACCACCTCATCCTGGGCCACGAGTGCCTGGGCGAGGTCGTGGAGGTGGGCGAGGCCGTCAAGGGCCTGAGCCGTGGGGACTGGGTGGTGCCGCGCGTGCGCCGCCCGTGCCCGCACGCCACCTGCCCGCCATGCCGCTCGGGCCACCCGGACTTCTGCATCACCGGGGACTACACGGAGCGGGGCATCAAGGGCGCCCACGGCTTCGCCGCGGAGTCCTTCGTGGAGGACGTGGCCTACCTGCACCGCGTGCCCACGGAGCTGCGCGAGGTGGCCGTGCTCACCGAGCCGCTCACCATCGCGGAGAAGGCCCTCCGGCAGTTGGAGCACCTCCAGGAGCGGCTGCCCTGGAAAATCGGACCGGGCCGCGCGGTGGTGCTGGGCGCGGGGCCGGTGGGCCAGCTGGGCGCCATGGCGCTGGTGCGGCGGGGCTATGCCACCACCATGTACTCTCGCAGCCCCAAGCCGAACGTGAAGGCGGAGGCCTCGGAGGCGCTGGGCGTGCCCTATGTCTCGTCGAAGGAGGTGCGGCCGGAGGAGCTGGTGCGCCGGGTGGGCGCCGCGGACGTCATCTACGAGGCCGCGGGCGTGGCGAAGGCGGCGCTGGAGACGCTGAAGGCGCTGGGGCCCAACGGCGTCTGCATCCTCACGGGCGTGCCGTCCCAGGAGGAGCCCTTCGACGTGGCCCCGGTGCTCAAGGGCGTGGTGCTGGGCAACCAGGTGCTGCTGGGCACGGTGAACGCGGCGGACGTCGACTTCGACATGGCGCTGGAGGACCTGCGACACTTCCAGGCGCGCTGGCCCGGACAGTTGGAGCGGTTCATCTGCTCGAAGCACACGCCCGAGGACTTCTGCGACGTCGTCACCGGCAAGAAGTCCGGCGGCATCAAGGACGTCATCCGCTTCATCTGA